In Myxococcus xanthus, the genomic window GACGCGGAGCATGGAGCCGCACCGTTGGGAGCAGGAGTTGAAGGCCGAGCACTGGCGGTTGCGCGACCGCATCCTCGAGCTGACGCGAGGGACGAAGCCCGGCGGCGCGCTGACGCTCGCCCATCGTGCACGTTCGTTGGCCCTGAGCCAGTGGGCGGAAGACTTGGTGCGGCGCAAGCCGACCGTGGCGCAGCTCGACGAAGTGGAGGCCGCGCTGAACGAAGCCAACAGCCTTCGGGAACTCGTGAACCACCAGCGTGGACGCCGCGGGCTCGAGGCCTGGCACGCATTGACGCAAGGCAAACCGGAGCAGGGCTACCGCGAGTTGCTCGCCAAGGTGGAGGAGTCTCCTGGCATGTGCGCCCAGGGCGTGATGGACGATGACGACTCGCTCAACTTCCAGGGCCTGGAGGGCGCCTACTCCGATGAGGGCTTCCTGGCCTGGCTGCGGAAGCAGAAGCCCGCGGCACGCCCCGCGGGGAAGAAGGGCAAGGACCTGGATGCCGGACTCCTGCTGGCGGCGGGGCTGGATGCGAAGCCGTTCTTCGGCCCTGGCTTCGAAGGGAACAGTCGCATGGGCCGGGTGCTGGCCCTGGTGGCGTTGGGCGCGGACCTGAAGGCGAGGGATTCCAGCAAGCACAGCGTGCTCCACCTCGCCGCGATGGTGGATGACGCGGCGCTGGTGAAGGAGTTGCTCCGCCTGGGCGTCGCCGCCGACGTCGTCGATTCGAATAAGTCCACGCCACTGCATGTCGCGGCCGAGCACGGCAGCGTGTCCTGCATCGCCGCGCTGGCGAAAGGCGGCGTGCCTGTGGATGCGCTCGATACCTCAGGGCGGACGGCGCTCTTCGAGGCGCGTCAGGCCGACGTGGCCCAGGCGCTCATCGACGCGGGCGCGAATCCCAATGCGGGCAAGGGCTGGACGCCGCTGCACCAGCACGCACGGTTCAAGGAGCGAGGCCCCGTCATCGAGGTCCTGCTCAAGGCGGGGGCGGATGTCTCGCTGAAGAATGGCAGCGGCCAGACGCCCGCGCAGGAGGCGCTGGAGCACAAGAACGCGTCCCTCGCCCAGCTCATGGGGGCCAAGGCTTCCTCGGGCAAGGCCGGCGCGTTGGACGTGCAGCCGCTGCTGGATGCACTGGCGCGTCAGCGCAAGACGCTGCTCAAGGCCTGGTACTTCGAGGACAAGAACGTGGACGGCGTCGAACAGGTCCTGAAGGGGCTCGCGCTGCAAGGTGCCACGTCCTGGGACCAGCTCGCGGCCTCGCTTCAGGGCGAGCTCCCCTGGACGGCCATGGCGGTGGTGCAGCTCGCGCGGGACGTGCTGCCGGCCGAGGAGAAGGCGCCTCGCCTGTCCAAGCTGCCGCGCTTCGTGCGCGGGGACCTCGTGGTGAAGGGCGACGTGCACGTCGATGGGCCGCTGCTCGTGACGGGAGACCTCACGGTGGAAGGCGTGCTGCGCAACGCGGGGATGGAAGGGATGCTGGTGGTGGGCGGCACGCTGCGCGCCACCGGTGTGGACACGGACGGCGAGGTTGTCGTGGGCGAGGACCTGGAAGCGCAGGTGGTGTGGGGCCACGGCAACGACGCTTCGCTCCGGGTCGGCCGCGTGCTGAAAGCGGACGTGGTCATCGCGGACGACCACGACATCCAGGCCAAGGTGAAGGCGAAGCACCACTACGAGAACGGCGAGTTCGACGCCTCGGACGCGGTGCTCAAGAAGGTCTTCGTCGCGAAGGCCTTCGCAAAGTCGGAGTTGGACCGGGACAAGCTGTTCAACGTGCTGCGCAAGGTCGGAGCCGTCCTGGTGTAGATGCGGCCCTGGTGCCCTTTGACGGCGTCACGGCGCGCGCCCGTCTCGAATCCCTGATCGGCGTCAGGCCTGGGGCAGGTGGTCCCGCACCACGCCGAGCCAGTACTCCTTGCCGTAGTACTGGCTCATCTTCCCGATGAGCTTGCCCTCACGGAACAGCAGGAACGTGGGGATGCCGAAGAGTCCGAAGCGCTTGGCCAGGTCCTCGTACTGGTACGCGTTCACCTTGACGACGCGCATCGGAGCGTCACCCAACTCCGCCAGCAGCGCGGGCTCGGCCGCCGCGTAGATTTCGCAGTTCGGGCAGCCGTCACCCCAGAAGTCCACGACCACCAGCTCGCCCTTGGGCTCCAGGACCAGTTGGTCGAAGTTCTCCGCCGTCCCCTCGTAGCTCACGGGATGTGCCATGGCCTCCTGCCTAACGGGCTCGGGTGTCGTGTTCAACTTGCTCACGGGGCTCGCGGCTCGAAGTCCTCGCTGCCTGCTGCGTCCCAGGAGCCGCCAGGCCGGTGCCCCCGGTCCGGTCTGGCGGAGGCCAGGCACGG contains:
- a CDS encoding thioredoxin family protein, whose amino-acid sequence is MAHPVSYEGTAENFDQLVLEPKGELVVVDFWGDGCPNCEIYAAAEPALLAELGDAPMRVVKVNAYQYEDLAKRFGLFGIPTFLLFREGKLIGKMSQYYGKEYWLGVVRDHLPQA
- a CDS encoding ankyrin repeat domain-containing protein; translation: MAGSPAMSRARAPKKVDVAALMKKADSLLDEMPPQLDQAIPLLREVVAAEPEHLLGLHSLSWCLDPTRSMEPHRWEQELKAEHWRLRDRILELTRGTKPGGALTLAHRARSLALSQWAEDLVRRKPTVAQLDEVEAALNEANSLRELVNHQRGRRGLEAWHALTQGKPEQGYRELLAKVEESPGMCAQGVMDDDDSLNFQGLEGAYSDEGFLAWLRKQKPAARPAGKKGKDLDAGLLLAAGLDAKPFFGPGFEGNSRMGRVLALVALGADLKARDSSKHSVLHLAAMVDDAALVKELLRLGVAADVVDSNKSTPLHVAAEHGSVSCIAALAKGGVPVDALDTSGRTALFEARQADVAQALIDAGANPNAGKGWTPLHQHARFKERGPVIEVLLKAGADVSLKNGSGQTPAQEALEHKNASLAQLMGAKASSGKAGALDVQPLLDALARQRKTLLKAWYFEDKNVDGVEQVLKGLALQGATSWDQLAASLQGELPWTAMAVVQLARDVLPAEEKAPRLSKLPRFVRGDLVVKGDVHVDGPLLVTGDLTVEGVLRNAGMEGMLVVGGTLRATGVDTDGEVVVGEDLEAQVVWGHGNDASLRVGRVLKADVVIADDHDIQAKVKAKHHYENGEFDASDAVLKKVFVAKAFAKSELDRDKLFNVLRKVGAVLV